A stretch of DNA from Paramisgurnus dabryanus chromosome 19, PD_genome_1.1, whole genome shotgun sequence:
ttttgccataaaaaagtctctctctcttggtccctctcctccttcgtgactaacaactttatcataagacgtcccacatgacagtttccctgatttcagtcagttaagcatatttataatatgtatggaatgaatgaaacgagttggcacgcatatagcggctgcagtgcataacagaagagcagtgcgtagaaaaagacagcagctgtcttctacgtttctatcaaaaactaataaattatagttttttatttaaaataaaagcgattacaaaggaaatgtttactgttcatttttttatttatttattgtatggaaaaatcccacttaaagaaaccgaccgccattacattttttctctcgcgcaccccctggtggcagctcgcgtaccacactttgggaatccctgtgATGTAAACCTGTTGCTGTGTTTCTTGGTGATTGCTAATGTGTAAGCGGATCATTAAATATGTGGACTTCCAAGAATTTGTGAGAGTCATTTGTGTACAAGAAGTAGGGTAGGATGAGACTGTCCTTCAGCTTATTATGacataatataattttatagGGAAAAGCGCCCTCTAGCGGCCCCAAGCTTATTACGACATAAAATTACGTTTTAGGGAAAAGCGCCCTCTAGCAGCCCCCAGCTTATTAAgacataaaataaagttttaggGAAAAGCGCCCTCTAGCGGGCCCCAGCTTATTATGACATAAAATGAAGTTTTAGGGAAAAGCGCCCTCTAGCGGCCCCCAGCTTATtacaacataaaataaatttttaggGAAAAATGCCCTCTAGCGGCCCCCAGCTTATTAcaacataaaataaagttttaggGAAAAGAACCCTCTAGCGGCCCCCAGTTTATTACGACATAAAATGACGTTTTAGGGACAAGCGGCCCCCAGCTTATTACGACATAAAATGACGTTTTAGAGAAAAGCGCCCTCTAGCGGCCCCCAGCTTATTACgacataaaataaagttttaggGAAAAATGCCCTCTAGCAGCCCCCAGCTTATTAcaacataaaataaagttttaggGAAAAACGCCCTCTAGCGGCCCCCAGCTTATTACGACATAAAATTACGTTTTAGGGAAAAGCGCCCTCTAGCGGCCCCCAGCTTATTCTgacataaaatgacattttaggGAAAAGCGCGCTCTAGCGGCCCCCAGCTTATTACGACATAAAGTAACGTTTTAGGGAAAAGCGCGCTCTACCGGCCCCCGACTTATTACGACATAAAGTAACGTTTTAGGGAAAAGCTCGCTCTAACGGCCCCCGGCTTATTACGACATAAAGTAACGTTTTAGGGAAAAGCGCGCTCTAGCGGCCCCCAGCTTATTACGAACTAAGATTAAGTTTTATGGAAAAGCGCCCTCTAGCGGCCCCCAGCTTATTAAgacataaaataaagttttaggGAAAAGCGCCCTCTAGCGGCCCCCAGCTTATTATGacataaaattaagttttaggGAAAAGCACCCTCTAGCGCCCCCCAGCTTATTACAACATAAAATAAAGATTTAGGGAAAAACGCCCTCTAGCGGCCCCCGGCTTATTATGacataaaattaagttttaggGAAAAGCGCCCTCTAGCGGCCCCCAGCTTATTAAgacataaaataaagttttaggGAAAAGCGCCCTCTAGCGGCCCCCAGCTTATTATGacataaaattaagttttaggGAAAAGCACCCTCTAGCGCCCCCCAGCTTATTACAACATAAAATAAAGATTTAGGGAAAAATGCCCTCTAGTGGCCCCCGGCTTATTATGacataaaattaagttttaggGAAAAGCGCCCTCTAGCGGCCCCCAGCTTATTACGACATAAAATTACGTTTTAGAGAAAAGCGCCCTTTAGCGCCCCCCAGCTTATTACGACATAAAATAAAGATTTAGGGAAAAACGCCCTCTAGCGGCCCCCAGTTTATTACGACATAAAGTAACGTTTTAGGGAAAAGCTAGCTCTAGCGGCCCCCGGCTTATTACGACATAAAGTAACGTTTTAGGGAAAAGCTCGCTCTAGCGGCCCCCAGCTTATTACGATATAAAGTAACGTTTTAGGAAAAGCACGCTCTAGCGGCCCCCAGCTTATTACGATATAAAGTAATGTTTTATGGAAATGTGCCCTCTAGCGGCCTGCAGCTTATTATGACATAAAATAACGTTTTAACACATGCGCATACATGAGTAAGTAGTATGTAGGCCATAAGAGGTATTGCTAATTGTCGCAAAGCGTATGCGTGGAACATCAGCGCACGTGTATGAGTCAAATGAACtttgctttgcaaggctgtgcgttcgacTGTGCACGTATGCTTGTgtatgcataaaataaaataagaatgcGCAATTAAATTTTCTGCATTTGTAACATTAGAAACAACCTCTTGTtaatatgtttgtttattttcaattagTGACACATTTTTtgtatcaaaatatttttatttattttacttccAGAAAGTAAGCACCTGTGTTTTGTAAATTTCACTTCAGGCCCTTTCCTTTTCAACCCATATTTTCTCTCATGTACTCTCCTACTTTACCATGGCATCTGGTaagagacaaagaaaaaactaaaccaTGCTAATAATGAGTAACCCCTGTATTCCATGCTTACCAACAATAATGTTTTTGCACACATGGCAGCTGGTTGGTCGACGAAACACATGTTCCAGGAACAAGTGTTTGAGTAGTGGGCGTGGCTGTATCATAGAGGAGGCGGGGCTTGCTGTGGGGTTGGAGCTGAGGGCAGGCATAGCAGCGATGTCATTGGGATTATTTAAGATTTCTGCTGGTAGATGAGCATCATTCTGAGAACGCTGGAAGAAATTTTCCACACTCTTACTCCGCATGAATGTGAGCGAACGCTTTAGACGCAGAAGCTACAAGTTCAGAAGAGAGAACGAACAAACATTTTGCAAGGATTTTTCacttttaaatgcagtttatgTATAATACAACAAAATAATTAGAAAACTATGATGCATTAATTGAGATTAATATTTGGAACTTTTTCAGAGCAAGAAAGCAGCATTAAAgcagcatttcacccgtagaaacgttaatctttattgaaagtgtgtcatatttgtagtcaaaatgtaacatacatttagaatttggtgcctatttgacagagaaaaggggtgtttgtagtctcaccccctcaacaaagatattagacatcattgaaagaaggaagtgcaacattgaaatctgtatttctcctgtctcagcggcaacagaggaaatgatgcacgaccattcaaaaacatgactggggttctaactatacaaagcttaatgcaaatgggtgaagtgtccctttaagtaatgTTCATAGGCGGTGTTTCACGTTTGGGCAGACAGGGGAACTGCAATACTTTAAAATTAGTGAGGGAGTGGGGCTTCCTTGTTTTCAAAaatggtttaaatgaaatattttagCCTTTTGTTACTCAGTATACCTACTAAAATAATAAGATAAAAAAATGAGATTTTTTTCATTCACAGCTCAGACAAAATCATAAATGGCCCAAACTGCCTATGGTAATTTTAAGTTATACAGTTTTACTGAATTCATATAATTTAATaagatgacaaaatattaaagataGTAGCATTTCCCAACAatttctgatattttttcatataatgtagaaattacctaAAAATCTTTTGACATAACGTCCTTTAATACAGTTAAAAGCTATATTTTATAAAGAATCAATTCTGTCATTATACTCTACATCTCTGCAGTATTCTCTGCATTGAAGCGAAAATCGTGCATATTATAAATGTTAATACACGATCATCACACAGGAGAATGCTAGATGGTAGTAATATCTCCTTTGTAAAGTAAGAAGTTTAGTTTAAATACTTTTCaagcacatttatattttaccttAAGCCTACGCACTATAAAACTACGAATGTTCATTTGAACGATGTTTCATGCCCGTCGTATAaggtattaataataataataataataataataatgttaaaatCAAATGATCCCAGAGATGTTGTTTATTGTATGAGCATCATGCGTATGTTTACCTTCTGGGTCCCGCTGGAGTCTGCTGTGCGCTCGTGCGCTGCGGCTGTGCCGTTACTGATATTCATCCACGATCCACAGTAAACACTTCAACAAAGTGAGAAAAAAAACGGATTTTCTCCTTACAGTCACACGGGTGTGTGTTGCCAGTGCAGTGACACTGTTAAAATGTAAAGGAGATGATCCAGTTTGACCACTCCTCCCGAAGACATGTGGCCTAAATCTTGATGACTCTGTCCCTGATATTTGGCCAAGCCCGAATGACTATATAGGCTATAGCTCTACTTTCTCTACCATAAATGACAGACGTAAGTGGGATGATGCCATTTCCAATGCCCTAACCAAGTTTTAGGTGTCTGTAGCGCTTCTAATATCCTCGTTTCCCATTATAACGTCGAACCTTTACTGATGTAACTTCTAATGTTACACTTTAACTGTAGCACGATAATTGTTCTGTATTAAAATTACAATGTTCATGTCAttaaattgtaattttattACACGTGAattgcaaaacattttttttttactttttgaatGAGAATGTGTACTGTTAGTGATGAGGGTTAGGGTTGGTCAGGTTATATAGCAGGTGGATTAGCCACGTTCATTTATTGGTATTGCGTAAATTTTTTGAAAGAAATAAGTTAACAGGAACAATGAGTTTATATTGTTTGTATGTATAAATCACTGATTGAATTAATTTGTTATTTGTAACTACATTTGGACTACACCACTGTGATACTTTTCACAAACATCTTTTTAACAATAGCCTTATTTGGTTTCCCcacatattaaaataaacatttgtatttttaaattgtaattttgtaaACAGAATTGAGTTATAAATAACTAATACTTGAGAAAATAACGtgtaactttattttttttgtgttgtcGTTAGAGGGCAGTAGCGCGCGTCCAATCGCTCGTGTCGAAGCAAGAGAATAACAGCGTGTCCCAGAATGCACCGCGGTTCATGAGATTTGCCAGTCATCTTCTGGTGTTGTTCTTCGCGTAGTTTAATCGGTCACCGGTGTCTTATTTATGCGTTGGGGGTCGCGATTTCGCCTGTAGATATCGCGTTTGAACTTTGAGTGGCAACATGAAAGAATCAACGGCAAAAAAGCGCGAGAAAGCGCGCGCGGATAAAGAGAAAACGAGTGCTGAGCCGCAGGATGTTGAGATGCGCGAGGACGAGCAGAAAACACCTAAAGAACAAGATCAGCTCACACTAGAAGGTCTGAACATCACTCACACCTCTTTAATATTACAGGCAGAAACGGTTGCTTTAAACAATGTGTGTGATTTATGTGATAGAAGATAATGCAATCGTTTAGCTTGTCATCATGGCGCTGCCCACAGAAAAAAACGTCATGCACTGTAATGATACCAAATAAACATGTGATATCTGTAGTTGTGATGTAAATATCCGGTTTACTTCTATAAGAATAGGTTTGTTTCTCTTATGCTAATGTCTGATTTGTGATTTAATCAATGCACGACTGACACATCCTATAACGTCATGTCATAAAGCTCATCTTAAACGTAATGGACCCTCACAGATCGCAATGACATAGAGCATCATTGAGATGAGACGGGGGTCCATCTCTGTAACTAGTAAGATCAGtcataataaactgtattggTTAGTGTCTGCAAATGCATATGGGTCAAAACACAATAATGATTCATAATCACGTGCCTGCCCCTTTTATAATGCACCCTTGCATTAGGAGATATAATGTCACCCAAGTGTCACTCATGATGGCAATTACATCACCACTGTAAAAGCAACAGTATTTCAATCAAAAGTGTTGAATATCATTGGTTGAGTGCAGTTCTCATACAGATCTTGTTTTGTTTCAGACATTAAGGAGCACGTGAAGCAGATAGAGAAAGCCGTGCAGGGGAAGGAGCCTCGTTTTGTTCTCCGTGCCCTCCGCGCTCTTCCCTCCACCAGCCGTCGACTCAATCCCAACGTTCTCTACAAAGCCGTGATCGGATTCTTCACGTCAAACGCCGCTGGCAAAGAGTTTCTGCTCGGCTTCCTCGAGCAGGTATGCAAAACATAACCTTCAGATTCACATCTGTACAGTTGTAACGCTCTCACATATCTCAGTGGTAGAAAATTGTTTTGGAaccacaaaaggtcatgggttcaaacccagggaacacacatactgattaaaaatgtatactttgtaatgTAAGTTGTAATGcacagcatctgccaaatgcaaaaatgtcTAAACAGTACAGTAGTCTAAAATACAGTACTTATTATTTGTTTCATTAAAATACATGCCTAATACTTAACAGTTTGTGTGTTCTCTAAATAGTGTGATAGATAGCAAATGTGTTCCTGTCGGCTGGAGCATTGacggtgtttgtgtgtgtttgtgtcccTCAGCCGGTGGATAAGGATGGAGATGTGCAGTTCAGACCTCGCACAGGGAAAGCGGCCGCTGCTCCACTCATTCCTGAGGTGGAGGCGTATCTACAGCTGCTGATGGTGGTCTACCTCATCAACCTGAAGCGCTACACCGAGGTCAGCTGTTAAACTTGCTCAATATTGCAAAAATGCACAGTGGAgactagggctgtgacgatacaTCGCGTTCCcgatcgattctgaatcgcaaggctccgattctgtttcatgcacagcttgtgcgtgtactacggctctgtgatcagtaggaagtccttatcaatctaaaatcactatgagtttgagtcgtttataatgtgaatttaaaaaagcaacgctcgtcaaacacaatcaatcaaaatattctttattatcatgaaaatacctgaaacaatttgaagaacagcgatataaatatcccttagacatttcctggaatagcgtttgtaatgctactgcTTCAGTGGCACAAATGGCGTTTCTAcacaagagcgccctctggcttttggatgtggcgcaatttcaccgtaattcattcattgaAAAAAAACACGCATTTGCATGATTAATCATCACAGCCCTAGTGGAAAACTATTATTTGTCTGTAAAAGATCCACTGTGTAGATGTTAGTGACATCTAGTGGCTCAACCCTCCCTTtcaaaacgcatagagaagctacggtaggcGGCACAGGACAAACCCGTCTTCGTCTGATACACCATAGTGATGAAATGCACTTCGTAgatcagtttgtccatttagggctactgtagaaacatgacagcgacttccatgtaaggagacccgtGGTGTAAATGCAGTTTGTTATGTAAAGTCTTTTTACACCACTGATAccatagttatgtatattatatattatattgcatttctgtcaagagttCCTTTATAaagtacacactgcacctttaacactTCATTTCTAATGTTAATTTTTTAGACCTCTGTCCTAAATTAGGCCTAGTTGGTCATTGACGTGCTATAGATTACGTGCtattcgcgtcgggtcctgatcacactgtcggggcttatttcctgataactaccggctgcctctacattatcccttacgtaaCACTCAGTGATTCCTAATTTTTATGTTGCACAGGCTCAGAAAGTGTCAGATGACCTGCTACAGAAGATCAGCTCTCAAAACCGCCGCGCTTTGGATTTAGTGGCCGCTAAGTGTTACTACTACCATTCCCGAGTGTACGAGTTCTTAAACCAGCTGGACACATTACGCAGGTTAACATCAATCATTTTTTAgatccatttatttacataggACATAAAGTATTGTGCTTACATCTATTGTCGAATGATCTCAGTTTCCTGCACACGCGTTTGAGGACGGCTACGCTGCGTCACGACGCTGACGGTCAGGCCACGCTTCTCAACCTTCTGCTGCGAAACTACTTGCAGTATAATTTATACGACCAGGCCGAGAAACTCGTCTCCAAGTCCATTTTCCCCGAGCTGGCCAATAACAACGAATGGGCTCGCTATCTCTACTACACCGGTGAGTGCAAACTGAatagtgttttgttttttgcacaTTGTGTATGAGGATTTTCTTACAATGACAATCGTTGACTGGTTCAGGGCGGATAAAGGCCATTCAGCTGGAGTATTCAGAAGCGAGGAGGACTTTAACCAACGCCCTGAGGAAGGCACCTCAGCACACTGCCGTCGGCTTTAAACAGACCGTAAGTGTTTCACTGTGACCTACAGACTACACATGTGCGTGTTGTGGTCGTGGTGTGACTGTTGACTTTGTGTCTGTCAGGTTCACAAGCTGTTGATCGTAGTTGAGCTTTTGCTGGGTGAGATACCCGACCGTCTGCAGTTTCGTCAGCCGTCTCTCAAGAGATCTCTCATGCCGTACTTTCTGCTCACTCAAGGTAACTCTTTTACAAAATGCACAAATTCATATGCCGGTAGATTGAACAATTTCTGATGTGTGTTTTTTTGCCCTGATCAGCTGTAAGAACTGGAAACCTTGCCAAATTTAATCAAGCCTTGGATCAGTTCGGAGAGAAATTTCAGACAGATGGCACATACACACTGATCATCCGCCTCCGACACAATGTCATTAAAACAGGTGCGTATCTTATATCTGCCGACGTGagcatatttttataatattgcAGGTTTTTAGTACATGTTTGTAGGTGGTGATATTGCAATGATGAATCTGtgattaaaggcggggtgcacgatctctgaaagccaatgttgacatttgaaatcgtCTGAACAagcacgcccctaccccaatagaatctggaccttcttttgatagactcgccccacacatacgtaacccaggcaacgatttctgttagtagacacgccccttactgttGATTGGctgcaagtgtgttttggtacttggcctgactcccttttacaaagcgtttttcaaaaatcgtgcaccccgcctttaagattTTAACACTGGTGTTTGTTTTCTCTGTAGGTGTGAGAATGATCAGTCTGTCATATTCACGCATTTCTTTGGCTGACATTGCACAAAAACTTCAGCTGGACAGTCCTGAAGATGCCGAGTTTATTGTGGCCAAGGTCAGTATCACGCACACATGTGATGGCTTTATCTGTTATTGTCAAAGATCTTACTAAATGTCCACGAACATAATCCAACATCAACAGAGTGAAAGGTACCCCGACTATGctttaatactttatatttgCATTCAAATACTGAAATTCATTGGTAGaaacacattaaatattttcattacTTCAAAAACCCTACTTGTAATGCTCATTTTAACCATTAGAGGCCGCCATTATGTTTCGCCTTTTGAAACTAATGCCATGGTTAATGTGAAattactatagtaaatgctaTGGTATCTTCTGTAGTTTTTCatgtaaaaaatttttatttcccACTCACACATTCTTACCTATCAGATCGCCTTTATTGTGATCTTCTTTTATTccttcgttttttttttttttttacataatctTGCATGTATGTTACTCTCTGTGAAAGGGCTGAACAGAAGACCTGATGCTGTATTTTTAATGAAATTCGGATCAAATCTCGCCACctgctgtctgtgtgtgtttataaatctcatcttttttttataatctaCTGATTATAGACTTGGTTATCACGTTTACCTCGCTGTAGTGTTAATCAAACCATTTGACGTCATGTATAGTGATGAAAAACGAAATGGCAGCCTCcaagtttttttaaactgacatttgtactgtttttttttcacattcatATAGCCAATCCCAGTGTTAATCTATTAAATCATACATGTGTTTATAACAACCCAATCTCACAGAaattcgtgttatagtcacaaaattttTGATTCATTTATATGTGCTATTAACATGATTTTCTGCTGTTTTTCGTGGAGCACGAATTTCTTTTTTGTGGCACACAGCACAAATTTCTAGAAACTGTTCGAAATTTCTTCGGGCCTGTGGCATGACTTtctgtaatttaatattttgttttctcaatgGGAAAAACAATAGGAAAAAACCTTGTCAGTTGGGGTTAGATTCTGGggcatcctaacccaaaccccaacaagaagagttttaaaagcggacgaaaaacatgtagaaaccaatacataaaattacatcctaacgcaaaccctGAATCTAAcactaaccccaagcgacaatgatttaaaaataggtaaacaatgagaaaaaatataaaatgacacgatgcAGAAAGAAACCGTGAACATGTCATGTCAATAGcacaaataaaataatcaaaaatgttgtgactataacacaacttgccATGAGATAGGGTAGGTTTATAACAGAGGTACCTTTTAATAGTGATGTATAGTGGATTTAAACACAGACCCAAGTCAAACTTCAAtcaacattaaagggacagttcacaaaaaaatgtaaattatggggcaccattcacttccatagtattttttttctactatCAGTTATGAGTATTGACAGTGAAATCATGGTGTTATGTTGCATTCACACGAAACCCAAAACATCGTGATCTCttctctagattactcgcaggactttgtgtcatgcaaagtATAATTTTTTGTGTCAAGTGTGTTTTCACTGCAGTCCCGCTGCCCAATTTGCATTATTCGCTTCGCCCTGCGTATGTTCGCGTCTATTTGTGTcattgcattgactttgtatgtaatctactcacataaaatgttacatttgtgTTTAGTGTGTACATCTAATTATGCTGCGTAACACCAAACATGAAGCATCACATTGCTCGCTCTAGGttacttgcgggatttaacgtgtttgtttggttttttttgcacattttcccgcttgagttgaatatttttaa
This window harbors:
- the psmd3 gene encoding 26S proteasome non-ATPase regulatory subunit 3, coding for MKESTAKKREKARADKEKTSAEPQDVEMREDEQKTPKEQDQLTLEDIKEHVKQIEKAVQGKEPRFVLRALRALPSTSRRLNPNVLYKAVIGFFTSNAAGKEFLLGFLEQPVDKDGDVQFRPRTGKAAAAPLIPEVEAYLQLLMVVYLINLKRYTEAQKVSDDLLQKISSQNRRALDLVAAKCYYYHSRVYEFLNQLDTLRSFLHTRLRTATLRHDADGQATLLNLLLRNYLQYNLYDQAEKLVSKSIFPELANNNEWARYLYYTGRIKAIQLEYSEARRTLTNALRKAPQHTAVGFKQTVHKLLIVVELLLGEIPDRLQFRQPSLKRSLMPYFLLTQAVRTGNLAKFNQALDQFGEKFQTDGTYTLIIRLRHNVIKTGVRMISLSYSRISLADIAQKLQLDSPEDAEFIVAKAIRDGVIEASINHEKGYVQSKETMDIYSTREPQLAFHQRISFCLDIHNMSVKAMRFPPKAYNKDLESAEERREREQQDLEFAKEMAEDDDDSFP